A region of Lycium barbarum isolate Lr01 chromosome 3, ASM1917538v2, whole genome shotgun sequence DNA encodes the following proteins:
- the LOC132633453 gene encoding inorganic pyrophosphatase 1-like produces the protein MAVIVVVFDFDKTIIDLDSDNWVVDELGATDLFNQLLPTMPWNSVMDKMMNELHSQGKTIKDIEEVLKRAPVIPRVVPAIKAAHALGCDLRIVSDANLFYIETILNHLGIYDCFTEIHTNPGYVDKEGKLRILPHHDFHKSSHGCNNVCPPNMCKGLVIEGIQASLAKEGKKRMIYLGDGAGDFCPSLKLKEQDFVMPRKDFPVWKLINENRDLVRAEIHGWSNGEEQEHILLQIIKAITIEENQFLSVDCKFRKIPINAVHKAMPKALPVPY, from the exons ATGGCTGTAATTGTTGTGGTTTTTGATTTTGACAAGACAATTATCGATTTGGACAGTGATAATTGGGTGGTGGATGAATTAGGTGCTACTGATTTGTTTAATCAACTTCTTCCTACCATGCCATGGAACTCTGTTATG GATAAGATGATGAATGAACTTCATTCACAAGGCAAAACTATTAAGGACATTGAAGAAGTACTGAAACGTGCACCTGTAATTCCCCGTGTTGTTCCAGCCATTAAAGCAGCTCATGCTTTAGG GTGTGATTTGAGGATTGTGAGTGATGCGAATCTTTTCTACATTGAGACGATTTTGAATCATCTGGGAATATATGACTGCTTCACGGAGATCCACACGAATCCAGGCTACGTTGATAAAGAAGGGAAACTTAGAATTCTTCCTCACCATGATTTTCACAAATCTTCTCATGGCTGCAACAATGTCTGCCCTCCCAACATGTGCAAG GGCCTGGTAATAGAAGGAATACAAGCTTCATTGGCTAAGGAAGGGAAGAAAAGAATGATCTATCTTGGTGACGGGGCAGGTGATTTTTGCCCCAGCTTAAAGCTCAAAGAACAAGATTTCGTAATGCCAAGGAAAGATTTTCCAGTCTGGAAATTAATAAACGAAAACCGCGATCTTGTAAGAGCAGAAATCCACGGGTGGAGTAATGGAGAAGAGCAAGAACACATTCTGCTTCAGATAATCAAAGCAATTACCATTGAAGAGAACCAATTTTTATCAGTTGATTGCAAATTCCGGAAGATCCCGATTAATGCAGTTCATAAGGCCATGCCAAAAGCTCTCCCTGTGCCGTACTAA